From Rhododendron vialii isolate Sample 1 chromosome 7a, ASM3025357v1:
CTTGGAACCAACGTAAACACACCTAGTCTGGTGCAGATACaacaagcccaagcccaagccaGACACAACCAACCAACTAAAAGGACTGAATAACAAAACCAAACCTGAACAAGTTTTTATATGGTCATATTTAGGTCTCTGTATTGTTGAGTGTTGAAGCAATAATGGAACTCTAGATATATGCATTCTCGATGTCACAATTTATAATGCTACGTATCAAGAGTTAATAACACAATATGCTCTTAACTACCATGTCGAACTTccgataacaaaaaaaaaaaaaaaaaaactactgtgTCGAACTTTTTGTAACATCGTACACACCTCTAAAAAATGCATACTGGCCATAATCATAATGATTCATAACCAAGATAGAACCACAAAAaagttgtaaatttttttgtatgtgtCCAAATTAACTCCAAAGTAACCGAATTTTGTTGCAGTCCAGAGTAACCAAATTACTCGTTTTCCTTATTGGGTTATTAACTCCAAAAATCCTGCATGTAATATATTGCGTTTTGCTATTCTTGTTTAGATGATTGTTACTCATATGTAAACAGGCTGAGCAAGTGAGAGAGGAAATTAACGCATGGGCTGAGGCCGCATCAAGAGGGCTAATCAAAGACTTTCTCGAGCCAGGTTCCCCAAATCCAGGAGCAGCACTCGTCCTGATAAATGGGCTCTATTTCAAAGGAAATTGGGATTGTGATTACAAGTTCGACTCGGAGCTCACCAAGAAAAGAGATTTTTATCTTCTTAACGGAGACATGGTTTCGGCCCCGTTCATGACCAGCTACCGCGCAAGTCATTATTGCGAGTCGTTTGACGGTTTCAAGGTCCTTGAAATCCTGTACGAAAACGGAGAACTCAGTAGAAGCAGGCAATTCTCGATGTACTTTTTCCTCCCAGATGAACGAGATGGGTTGCCAGATCTCCTCAAGAAGCTCATCTCAAACCCCGGGAAGTACTTCAACTTGTCCCAGGTCGAGCTTGACAAATTTTGGATCCCAAAGTTTAAattctcgtacggttttgatgTTCTCAAGGCCATGCAGGAC
This genomic window contains:
- the LOC131333564 gene encoding serpin-ZX-like; translated protein: MMAVAADVELNSANKGTGDNDDIGPVLAMVNGAWFDRRFPLKSSYGEEILKGIFNCEAKTVHFATQAEQVREEINAWAEAASRGLIKDFLEPGSPNPGAALVLINGLYFKGNWDCDYKFDSELTKKRDFYLLNGDMVSAPFMTSYRASHYCESFDGFKVLEILYENGELSRSRQFSMYFFLPDERDGLPDLLKKLISNPGKYFNLSQVELDKFWIPKFKFSYGFDVLKAMQDMGTPLSFLTDPEDCRI